The Podospora pseudocomata strain CBS 415.72m chromosome 1 map unlocalized CBS415.72m_1, whole genome shotgun sequence genome has a segment encoding these proteins:
- a CDS encoding uncharacterized protein (EggNog:ENOG503P1GC; COG:C) — translation MADNKTVVILGGSLGGLHVAHALLKKHQQYPNLRNTHFYWNIASVRAIIPGQIPDQKMLRELSEALQPYPSNMYELVIGEAISSDFTAKTVKVQLSNSAADAQTREIVYDHLVLATGARYTNDTPWKANSDYQSLINLLYETASRVEKAGHIIVAGAGATGVEVAGELGYEYGKTKTITLLASGQHVLPGEQESLSTATENELKKLNVTVQKGARVKDVARSADDKYTIQLENGQNLECNLYLPTQGMVPNSDYVDRKHLDPKTKTVLVDEFLHVTGVPGNNVWAVGDIVSKPRAGFMITQKQASSVAKNVELSLLQGKEPAPAKGPPVDILACAVGRGRGVGRMGSIRLPSFGVWLAKGRTLGMQLVDQYISGSIA, via the coding sequence AACACTCATTTCTACTGGAACATCGCCTCCGTCCGCGCCATTATCCCTGGTCAAATCCCAGACCAAAAGATGCTCCGCGAACTCTCCGAAGCCCTCCAGCCATACCCCAGCAACATGTACGAGCTCGTCATCGGCGAAGCCATCTCCTCTGATTTCACCGCCAAGACCGTCAAAGTCCAGCTCAGCAACAGCGCTGCCGACGCTCAAACCCGTGAAATCGTCTACGACCACCTCGTTCTCGCCACTGGAGCCCGCTACACAAACGACACCCCCTGGAAGGCCAACTCCGACTATCAATCCCTGATCAACCTCCTCTACGAAACCGCCTCCAGGGTCGAGAAAGCCGGCCACATCATCGTTGCCGGCGCGGGAGCCACAGGTGTGGAAGTAGCCGGCGAGCTGGGGTACGAATACGGCAAGACCAAGACCATCACCCTTTTGGCTTCTGGCCAGCACGTCCTCCCCGGCGAGCAGGAATCTCTCAGTACCGCTACCGAGAACgagctgaagaagctgaacGTCACTGTGCAGAAGGGGGCTCGTGTAAAGGATGTTGCTCGCTCTGCCGACGACAAGTACACGATCCAGCTGGAGAACGGCCAAAACCTCGAGTGCAACCTCTACCTGCCCACGCAGGGCATGGTGCCCAACTCGGATTACGTCGATAGGAAGCACCTCgaccccaaaaccaagaCGGTGCTCGTGGATGAGTTCCTTCATGTGACTGGTGTGCCAGGGAATAACGtttgggcggtgggggatATCGTCAGTAAGCCGAGAGCTGGCTTTATGATCACACAAAAGCAGGCCTCATCTGTGGCCAAGAATGTTGAGTTGAGCCTGCTTCAGGGCAAGGAGCCTGCCCCTGCCAAGGGCCCGCCAGTTGACATTCTCGCCTGCGCGGTTGGCCGGGGGAGAGGCGTGGGCAGGATGGGCTCGATCAGACTGCCTAGCTTTGGCGTTTGGTTGGCGAAGGGGAGAACGTTGGGGATGCAGTTGGTGGACCAGTACATCAGTGGCAGTATTGCTTAG
- the END3 gene encoding endocytosis defective-related protein (COG:Z; EggNog:ENOG503NUZN) → MAPRIEPQEIETYWNIFSTRTNGGQFLTGEMAAPVLKNSGLRDDQLERVWDLADVDNDGNLDFEEFCVAMRVIFDLLNGEYADVPKVLPDWLVPESKSHLVSANKAIRGQEPKMERVEDEEEEEEGLKDGFDWYMSPEDKSRYEAVYREGRDMRGEINFEALSDLYNSLDVPDTDVRSAWNLINPNASQTINKDACLAFLHILNYRHEGYRIPRTVPASLRASFERNQIDYQVDNQAAKSRWATKADDETSTGRKAKFGDQYLTRLGRSGFTSKGTDFTTTKNSDAEWEEVRLKKQLQELEDKLARIEQGVEARKGGKRDSKPALVKRELEQLLDYKRKELRDLEEGKGKSRTGSNLKSVSEDLQTVREQVEGLESHLRSRQEVLEQLRREIEEEKISR, encoded by the exons ATGGCGCCCCGAATCGAACCCCAAGAAATCGAAACCTACTGGAACATTTTCTCGACCCGCACCAATGGAGGGCAGTTCCTCACGGGCGAGATGGCCGCGCCCGTCCTCAAGAACTCTGGGCTCCGCGACGACCAGCTCGAGCGGGTGTGGGATCTCGCCGATGTGGATAACGACGGCAACCTTGACTTTGAGGAGTTTTGCGTCGCGATGAGGGTTATTTTCGACTTGCTCAACGGGGAGTACGCTGATGTCCCCAAAGTGCTGCCGGACTGGCTGGTCCCGGAGAGCAAGAGCCATTTGGTGAGCGCGAACAAGGCGATTAGGGGACAGGAGCCAAAGATGGAacgggtggaggatgaggaggaggaggaggaggggttgaaggacgGATTTGATTGGTATATGAGCCCGGAGGACAAGAGCAGGTATGAGGCGGTGTatagggaggggagggatatgaggggggagattAATT TCGAGGCCCTCAGCGATCTCTACAACAGCCTGGACGTGCCGGACACAGACGTCCGATCAGCGTGgaacctcatcaaccccaacgccTCGCAGACGATCAACAAGGACGCCTGCCTGGCGTTCTTGCACATCCTCAACTACCGACACGAGGGCTACCGCATCCCGCGCACCGTCCCGGCCTCCCTCCGAGCGAGCTTTGAGCGAAATCAAATCGACTACCAAGTCGACAACCAAGCCGCCAAGTCGCGGTGggccaccaaggccgacgacgagacATCAACAGGCAGAAAGGCAAAGTTTGGTGACCAATATCTCACTCGGTTGGGGAGAAGCGGGTTCACATCCAAGGGCACGGATTTCACCACGACGAAAAACAGCGATgccgagtgggaggaggtcaggctgaagaagcagctgcaggagctggaggacaAGCTTGCCAGGATTGAGCAAGGGGTTGAGGCGAGGAAAGGTGGCAAGCGGGACTCCAAGCCAGCGCTGGTCAAGAGGGAGTTGGAGCAACTTTTGGATTACAAGAGAAAGGAGCTGCGAGACTTGGAAGAAGGCAAGGGGAAGAGCAGGACAGGAAGCAACCTGAAAAGCGTCAGCGAAGACCTCCAGACCGTGAGGGAGCAAGTGGAGGGATTGGAGTCGCATTTGAGGTCGAGACAAGAAGTTCTTGAGcagttgaggagggagattgaggaggagaagatctCTCGGTGA